The Microbacterium trichothecenolyticum sequence CGCAGGCGATCACGACGAGCTCGCCGGCGTGCACGTCGGGCAGGTTCACGGGCCGTGGCGGCTGGTCGACGACGTCGGCGAGGGGTTCGCCGTCGCGCAGCACGTCGAGGACACGCGCCGCGGAAGCGGTCGCCGAGGCCCACCACGCACCCGTGTACAGCGCGAGCACCTGAAGTGGCTCCAGGAGGAACTGCGCGAGTCCCACCACCGCGATGAACTCCCCGAGCCCGAGCACCCCCGAGAGGGTGAGCACCGCCGCGACGACGGCGACCGCGGTCAAGAACAGGCCCGTCACGATGCTCATGGCACCGCCGAAGACCCCCTCGGTGCGTCGGGCTCGAACCGTGTCGGCGAGGGCCGCGCGGCTGGCGCGCCCGTAGCGTCGGGTGGCCTCGGCCTCGGCACCGATCCCGCGGACCACGCGGTACCCGCTCAGCAGGTCGGCGGCCCGGCCCGCGGCCACGGCAGCCGCTTCCTGCTCCTGTCCGCTGCGGTCGCGCAGGGGGCGCCCCGCGCGCTCGGTGAGCCAGAGCAGGACAGGCGCGCCGACGAGGACGGCGACGCCCAGGGGCCACGAGATGGTCACCAGGACCGCCCCGCCGAACAGCACCGCGGCCAGCTGACCCACGGGGTACACGCCGATCTCGACGGCTTCGGAGAGGCGATTGGCATCCGACGTCGCGATCGAGAGCGCGACCCCGGGCTGCTCGGACGGACGCCCCGGGCGGGGAGGACGCTGCAGCAGATGAGCGGCGACGGTGGTGCGCAACCGGTGCTGCACCGTGAGCATGCCGAGCTCCGCCAGGCGCGAACCGAAGCGCCACGAGAACGACAGCACGAGGAAGTCGGCGGCCAGCACGCCCAGCCAGAGCAGCAGCTGGACGGGGTCGCCCGTCGTCACGGCACGCTCGATCGCCAGCCCCATGACGATGGGGACGAGCGCCTCGCCGAGCTGGTGGGTGATCGACAGAGCCGCGGCCGGGATCGTGTAGCGGGGAGCGGCGCCCATGACCCGCAGCGTCCAGCGCCGCGGTGTCGTGGCGGCGGTGAAGGGCACCTCGCGCGTGGCGAGGGGCTCGGCGGGCGCCTGCAGCAGCATCCTCATCCGCGTGCCGCCCGGTCGCGACCGAGGGCGGAGACCGCGGGTGTGCCCGACACGGGGTCGGGCGTGACGACGCAGCGCAGCCCGAAGACCTCCTCCACCATCTCGGCGGTGACGATGTCGGCCGGGGAGCCCTCGGCGACGATGCGCCCGTCCTTCACCGCGATGAGGTGGGTGCCGTAGCGCGCCGCCTGATTCAGGTCGTGGAGCACCGCGACCAGCGTGCGACCCTGCGCGTTCAAGTCGGTCAGCAGCTCCATCAGCTCGATCTGGTGCGCGATGTCCAGGAACGTCGTGGGCTCGTCCAGCAGCAGGATCGGCGTCTGCTGCGCGAGCGCCATCGCGATCCACACGCGCTGGCGCTGACCGCCCGAGAGCTCGGAGACGAGGCGCCCGGACAGGTCGGCGATGCCGGTGGCATCCATCGCCTCGGTCACCGCCGTCTCGTCCTGCTCCGACCACTGGCGGAGGAACCCCTGGTGCGGGAAGCGCCCGCGTGCCACGAGGTCGATGACGGTGATCCCGTCGGGGGCGATCGAGGTCTGCGGCAGCAGTCCCACGGCGCGGGCGAGCTCCTTCGGCTGGTAGTCGGCGAGCGGGCGCTCATCGAGACGCACCGTTCCGGCGGAGGGCGTGAGCAGTCGGGCCAGCGCTCGCAGCAGTGTCGACTTGCCGCTCGCGTTGGCGCCGACGATGACGGTGAACGACCCGTCGGGGATGGCGACCGACAGACCCTGCGAGATGATGCGTCGGTCGTAGCCGATCGTCAGGTCGGTGGCGGTGAGGCGGGCGGGAGCGATCATGCACGTCTCCGGGTTTCGTGGACGAGGAGCCAGACGAGGTAGAGCCCGCCGACGACGACGGTCACCAGTCCGACGGGCAGAGGGGTGGGAAGCACGTGCTGGGCGACGACGTCCGAGGCGAGCAGCACGACCGCGCCGACGAGCGCGGACGGTACGAGCGCGATTCCCGCCGTGCGAGCCAGGCGGCGGGCGATCTGCGGGGCGGCGAGGGCGACGAACGCGATCGGGCCGGCGGCGGCCGTGACGGCGGCGGTGAGCGCGACGGCGCAGACGACCAGCCCGAGTCGGGACCTCTCGACACGGACGCCGAGAGCCCGGGCGGCGTCGTCGCCGAGTTCGAGACGCGACAGGGCACCCGAGAAACCGACCAGGGCGGCGCACGCGACGATCACGACGCCCACGGTGGGGAGGAACTGCGCCCAGCCGACCGGCGTGAGCGAGCCCGCTCCCCACACCGCCGCGACCATCGCGACCTCGATCTTCGCGCGCAGCAGCAGGTAGGTGCTGAGCGCCTGCAGCATGGCCGAGACCCCGATCCCGACGACGATGAGACGGAAGCCCTGGATGCCACGGCGGTACGCCAGCGCGTAGACGAGGGCCGCGGCGACGAGTCCGCCGACGATGGCGCCACCCGCGACGGCGATGCTGCCCGCGCTCGCACCGAGCAGGAGGATGACGCTGAGGCCCCCCGCGTAGGAGCCTGCCGACAGTCCGATGACGTCGGGGCTGGCCAGGGGATTGCGGGTGAGCGACTGGAAAACCGCCCCCGAGATCCCCAATGCCGCGCCGAACACGAGGGCGGCGAGCACGCGCGGCAGGCGCCATTCGCGCACGACCGTCGCGGTGAAGCCGCCGTCGACGCCGAGCAGGGCACCGGCCACCTGAGCGGGGGTGAGGGCGAAGTCGCCGAGGCAGAGGGCGAGGATCGCGAGGGCGAGGGCGACCGCGGCGACGACGACGGCGGTGACGAGGGTGCGGACGCGGAAGCGCAGCGACACGCCCGCGCGGCGGACGACGGCCGTGCGGGGACCGGGGGCGGGCGTCGCCTCCACGGTGCGGGAGAGGGGGGTGGTCACAGGCTGGTCGCTTTCGCGCGGCGGACGAGGGCGATGAGCACGGGCGCGCCCACGAAGGCCGTCACGATTCCCACCGGCACTTCGCTCGGCCACAGCACGACCCGTCCGATGACGTCGGAGAGCAGCAGCACCGTGGGGGCGATGACCATCGTGTAGGGCAGGATCCAGCGCTGGTCGGGGCCGACGACCCAGCGGGCGACGTGCGGCGCCATGAGCCCGATGAACGCGATGGGCCCCGCGATGGCGGTGGCGGAGCCGGCGAGCACCGTGATGGCCACGATCGACAGCACGCGCGTGCGCACCAGACGGGCGCCGAGAGAGGCGGCGAGGTCGTCGCCCAGTCCCAGGGCGTTCAGCGAGCGGGCGCAGGCGAGGGCGACGACGACGCCCGCCCCGACGAAGGGGAGTACCGGAACGATGACGTCCCATCCCCGCTCGACGAACGACCCGGCGTTCCATCCGCGCAGACGCGCGAAGGTGACGGGGTCGAGCAGCATCATGGCGCTGGTGATACCCAGGAGCACCGCGCCCACGGCGACACCCGCCAGGGTCAGGCGCACCGGGTCGGGGCCGCCGCGACCGGCGCCGCCGATCGCGTAGACGGTCACGGTGACCAGCAGCGCCCCGCCGAATGCCCACGGGAGGAACTGCACAGCGGTGACGGCGCCCAGCACGACGCCGATCGCCACGAAGAGGGCGGCTCCGGCATCCACTCCCAGGATGCCGGGATCTCCCAAGGGATTGCGGGTGAAGGCCTGGATGAGCGCGCCGGCCAGCCCCAGGCAGATGCCGGCGACGAGGGCGGCGGCCGTGCGCGGCAGACGCAGGTCGAGCACGATCTGGTCGCTGAGGGAACCGTCGGGATGCGCCATCGCGTGCCAGATGTCGGCCGGTCCGAGCGGGTTCGAGCCCACCGCGATGCTGAGGCCGGCAGCGATCACGAGCGCGAGTACGGCGGTGAGAAGCCCCGCGGCGCGTCGGCGCCGCGAGGAGGACGGGAGGCGGTCGCGCCGCGCGCCGGGGCGCGACGCGACCGCGGGTGCGGAGGTCACCGGGGGATCAGCCCTCGACGCTCTGGGGCGATGTCCCCGCCACGGCCTTCTCGAGCCGCGGCACGAGGTGCTCGATGACGTACTTCTGGCTGAGCGGCGTGAGGAAGTAGATCGCCCCGGCGAGCTCGGCGTCGGTGTAGACGGCGTGACCGCCGGTCACGGCATGCAGAGAACGGGTCGTGCCGAAGTCGAGCAGAGCCGGCAGCGACTCGGCGCTCTCGGTGGCGAAGACGATGACGTCGGCGTCGATGAGCGACATGTTCTCGCCCGAGATGAGCGCCTGCGCGCCCTCCTGCTGGACGTACTTCTCCAGTCCCGGGGTCATGACGAAGCCGAGGTCGGTGAGGAAGTCCGTGTTCAACCCGTCCGGGTAGACGTAGATGCTGCCCTCCCAGGGGCCGCCCTGCGAGAAGGATGCCGTCTTCCCGGCGAACTCCGGGTGCGCCGCCGCGGCGGCCGCGTACTGCTCCTCGATGCCGGTGACGAGCTTCTCTCCCTCGGCGCTGCGACCCATCGCCTGCGCGATCTGGCGGGTCTGTCCCTTCCAGTCGGAGAAGTACCGCTCCGTACCGGGGGCGCTCGCGATCGTCGGGGCGATCGCGCTGAGCTTCGTGTAATCGTCGGCGGTCATGTTGGCGTTGGTGCCGACGATGAGGTCCGGCTCCAGCGAGGCGATCTTCTCGAACTCGAAGCCGTCGGTCGAGGAGAGCACGGTGGGCTCGGCGCCGTTGAGCAGGTCGGTCGCCCACGGCCAGACGGCGTAGGGCTGTTCGCCGTACCACTCGGTCGTGGCGATCGGGGGCGTGCCGAGCTCCAGCAGGATGTCCTGCTCGGTGAGACCCACCACGACGACTCGCTGCGGTTCAGCCTCGACGGTGGTCTCGCCGAACTTGTGGGCGACGGTGACGGGGAACGTGTCGCTCGGCTCGGTCGAATAGGTCGCGTTCTCGGCGACGGCCGTGGCGGTGCCACCGCAACCGGTGAGGAGCGCTGCGGCGACGGCGAGGACGGTGCCGAGCGTGGCGAGGCGCGCGATGCGGGAGCGGAGTGGGAATGCGGACATGGGAGCTCTCGGGTAGGCGGGTGTGGGCGTCGCCAGGTTAGCCTTGCCTTACCTTGCCCGCCATCATCGTGAGGAGACACGAAGTGCTGATCGAGGACACGGTCATGTCCCGTGGCGAACACCCGAGCCTGGTGGATGCCTCTGGACTCGCGTCGTATGGTCGCGAACGGACATTCGCGGAGTTCGCGGTCACCTCGACATTCGTGGACGGTGGCAGGGGATTCGACCTCCACGGGCACGAGGAGGATCAGCTCGCGTGGATGGCATCCGGATCCGTGGAGGTGTCGGTCGGGACCGATCGCTGGCACCTGCGTCGAGATCACGCGGCGTGGATTCCCACCGGCGTGCTCCACGAGATGCGGTTCACCGAACCCGGAGAACTCGTCAGTGCCTACATCGACCAGCGGCACCGGCCGAGTCCGACGGGGTGGAGTCGTGCGCGCGTGCTCTCGCTCGATCCGCTCGGCGGAGCGCTCCTGCGCTACCTGGCCGCGGAGGGTCGATCCGAGGTGCGCCGGCAGGAGAGCTTCGCCCTGCTGAGCAAACTGGTCGCCGAGGCGCCCGTCTCGCGCGAGGTCGTCGCCCTGCCGCAGGATCCACGCGCTCGCGCGATCGCCGTCGCGCTCCTCGCCGCACCCGACGATGATCGCGACCTCGAGCAGTGGGCGGCCGAGGTGGGCGTCAGCGCCAAGACCATCGCCCGGGCATTCCTCTCCGACACGGGATGCACCTTCCGCGAGTGGCGGGTGCGCGCGCGCCTGCACGTCGCGGTCGGGCTGCTCGTCCAGGGGGAGCCCGTGCACGCCGTCGCCCTCGCCGTGGGCTACGACTCCGTCAGCAGCTTCATCTCGGCGTTCCGCCTCCGGCTCGGCATGACCCCGGCGGCGTACGCCGGGCATCACCGACGCGCATGAGGAGGATCCCTCCATTCGATGGGGGCATGCTTTGGCGGTGTCATCTGTACGTCGGCGCGACTACTAGGCTGTAAAAGCACTGTGTTCGGGTGACCCTCCGGGCGCATGCCGACCCGGATGACACACCCGTGGCATCCATCGGTCGAAGGCCGCGGAGCCCCGGGCGCCGCGATCGACCATACGGGCGACCAGAAATCGCAAGGAGGCGCGGTGAGCGACGCGGGAACGCAGCACGACAAGGCCACCCTCACGGTGGGGGGCACCACCGCCGAGTTCCCGGTGCTGCGCGGCACCGACGGCATCCCGAGCATCGACGTCGCGTCGCTGACGAGGCAGACCGGTCACACCACGCTCGACTACGGCTTCGTGAACACCGCGTCGACGAAGTCCGCCATCACCTACATCGACGGCGACCAGGGGATCCTCCGCTACCGCGGTTACCCGATCGAGCAGCTCGCGAAGAACAGCACCTACCTCGAGGTCGCGTGGCTGCTCATCTACGGCGAGCTGCCCTCGGCATCCGAGCTGGAATCGTTCGACGAGCGCATTCGCCGTCACACCCTGCTGCACGAAGACCTGAAGAGCCTGTTCTCGGCCCTTCCGCCCACCGCTCACCCGATGTCGGTGCTCTCGGCCGCGACGGCCGCGCTGTCGACCTACTACGAGTCCGAGTCCGACCCGCACAACCCCGAGCACGTCGAACTCAACACCGTGCGCATGCTCGCGAAGCTCCCCGTGATCGCGGCCTACGCGCACAAGAAGAGCATCGGGCAGGCCTTCCTGTACCCCGACAACAAGCTGAGCTTCGTCGACAACTTCCTCAAGTTGAACTTCGGCGTCATGAGCGAGACTTACGAGTCCAACCCCGTCATGACGAAGGCGCTCGATCTGCTGCTCATGCTGCACGCCGACCACGAGCAGAACGCCTCCACCTCGACGGTGCGCCTCGTGGGTTCGACCGGAGCGAACCAGTTCGCGTCGATCTCCGCCGGCATCCAGGCCCTCTCCGGCCCCCTGCACGGCGGTGCGAACGAGGCCGTGCTGCAGATGCTCGGCCGTATCCGCGACTCGGGCGAAAGCGTCGAGCGCTTCGTCGAGCGGGTGAAGAACAAGGAAGAGGGCGTCAAGCTCATGGGCTTCGGCCACCGGGTCTACAAGAACTACGACCCGCGCGCCAAGCTCGTCAAAGAGGCGGCCGACGAGGTGCTCGAGGCCCTCGGCGTCAGCGACCCGCTGCTCGACCTCGCCAAGGAGCTCGAGCAGATCGCCCTCGAAGACGACTACTTCAAGGCCCGCCGCCTGTACCCGAACGTCGACTTCTACACCGGCGTCATCTACAAGGCGATGGGCTTCCCCACGCGCATGTTCACGGTGCTGTTCGCGATCGGCCGCCTGCCCGGCTGGCTCGCACAGTGGCGCGAGGCGATCACCGATCCGCAGACGAAGATCGGCCGCCCGCAGCAGCTGTACACGGGTGCTGCCGTGCGCAACTACCCCGGCGTCTGACCGCCACGCGAAACGCCCCGTCCCTCTCGCGAGGGGCGGGGCGTTTCGCGTGGGAGTGCGAAGCCCGCGGGCGAGGCGCGCCTCAGTCCGCGCCGAGTGTGGTCACGATGCGGGCGATCCGCGAGCGTCGCTCCGCCCGGGCGGCGAGCGCCCCGCCCATGTCGACCGGCACGAACCGTGTGCGCGTCCCGGGGGCGGCGCGGGCGACGAGATCCATGTCGGCGCTGATGACCGTGGCCACCATCGCGTACCCGCCGCCCGATACCGCGTCGCGGTGCAGCACGATGGGCTGCGTCCCGCCGGGGATCTGGATCGAGCCGACCGCGTACCCGGCGTCGACGATGTTCGAGGGGTCCTGTCCGGCGCCGAAGGGCTGGTCTCGTTCGCGCCACTCGACTCCCGGCCCGGAGTATCGCAGCCCCATACGGTCTGCCGTCGGAGTGAGCGTCCAGTCCTCCTCGACGAGGCGGCGGCGGCCTTCGCCCGAGAGGAGATGGTCGTAGAGCCCGAACATGATGCGCACCTCCTGCTCGCGGGAGAAGACGGGGCGGTCGGCTTCGGCGATCGTGTCCGTCGCGGGGAGAGGCCGCGTGGGAGCGAGGGTGTCGAGCACGTCTCCCGCTCGCAGCGCTCGGCCGTCGACCCCGCCGATGCCGCCGATCGCGTAGGTGGATCGGCTGCCCAGCGCCAGCGGCACGTCGATCCCTCCGCGCAGGGCGATGAAGAACCGGGTGCCGCCCTGGATGACGCCGAACGACAGCTCGTCGCCGGCCTCGAGACGAATGCGTGTCCAGGCGGGCCGCGGCTCGCCGTTGACGCGGACCTCGATCGGAGCCCCGGTGACGGCGATGTCGATCGGCGCGGTCACCTCGATGACGGGCCCCATGTACGCGCACTCCAAGACGGCCGCCTCGGGACCGTTGCCGACCAGGGCGTTCGCGAGGCGAGCGGACTCCTGGTCCATCGCGCCGCCCTGCGGGAAGCCGAGGGCGTAGTGACCGATGCGACCGAGGTCCTGAACGGTGGTGGCCAGCCCGGGCTGGCGGATTTCACATGCCATCGAGAACCTCGATCATCGTGCGGTTGGCGGCGAGCGGGTCGGCGAGCGAGGCGCCGAGCGAGAAGGTGACCGGAGCCTGACGGTAACGGTAGGTGCCCGTGTCGACCTCGTCCTGGATGCGGTGGTACTCGGCTTCGTCGACGGGGCGGAACCGCACGATGTCGCCCGCGCGGAACAGCACCGACGAGTCCACGAAGTCGGGCAGGGTCTGTTCCGGCTGGTAGATGGGAGGGGCGACCACGCCGAACATCTGGTACCCGCCTGCTCCGCGCACCGAGTAGATCGCGCCGAAGCATCCGCCGTGGCCGAGGGTGAGCCGAGGCGTGTCGGTTCGGGGGCTGAGGTACTTGGGCACCTCCAACTGCTGGTCGCGATCGACCAGCTGGTAGAGGAAGGGCAGTCCCGCGACGAATCCCACCATCGAGACCAGCCAGGGCTGCGAGTGATGACGTCGGATGAACTCCGCCCTGTCGGTGAGGCCGTTCACTCGGGCTGCGTAATCGAGGTCGCCCGACGACGGATCCTGATGGTAGCCCTCGCGGAATCGCGCGGCGGTCTCGGCCGTGAAGGGATCGTCGTACCAGACAGGTACCTCGATGATGCGCGTCTGCAGCTCGTCAGCGGCGTCCGTCGCCCCCTCCTCGATCTCACGAACCGTGTTCTCCAGCACAGCGGCGTCCAGCTCGTCGGGGTCGAAGCGCACCAGAAGTGATGCGTTCGCGGGACAGATGTCGATCACGCCGCGCAATTCGCGTTGTGCGAGACCGCGGGCGATCGTCATCGCGCGGAAGTTGGCGGCAAGTCCCATCGCTTCGTCGATCTCGGCGAAGAGGAACTCATCCCCTCCCCAGGTCAGGCGGGCGGGGGCCATCGAGACAGAGGTCATGAGAGGTTCCACGCTTCCGGTTCGGCTTCGATGAACGTCGTGTAATGCGCCACCTCTCGGAACGCGGCCGCGTTCACGAGAGCACGGTGGAGGGGCAGGGTCGTCTGGATGCCGTCGATCGCGGTTGCGGCCAGCGCGTCGTCCATGGCCTCGATCGCCGCGTCCCGGTCGTCGGCCTGCACGATCAGCTTCGCCACGAGCGAGTCGTAGAACGGTGTCACCACCGAGCCCGTTCGGAAGCCGGTGTCCATCCGGACGCCCTCGGGCCACGAGAAGCGCTCGATGGTGCCGGGGCTCGGGAAGAACCCGCGCGACGGGTCTTCGGCGTTGATGCGGCATTCGATCGCATGGCCGTTCAGTCTGACCTCGGCCTGCGTCAGCGCGAGCGGCGCGCCATCGGCGATGCGCAGCTGTTCGGCCACCAGGTCGAGGCCGGTCAACGCCTCGGTGACGGGATGCTCGACCTGCAGGCGGGTGTTCATCTCGATGAAGAACGCCTCGCCCGACGCCGGTGTCGAAGAGGAACTCCACGGTGCCGGCCCCGGCGTATCCGCACGATCGGGCGAGGTCGACCGACGCCTGATGGATGCGTTCGCGCGTGGCATCGGGAAGCCCGGGCGCCGGCGCCTCCTCCAGCACCTTCTGCGATCGACGCTGCATCGAGCAATCGCGGTCGCCGAGGTGGATGGCATCCTTTCCGTCTCCGAGGACCTGCACCTCGACGTGCCGGGCATGTCGGACGAAACGCTCGAGGTACACCGCGTCGTCGCCGAAGGAGGCGCGCGCCTCGCTCCGGGCGATCGACAGTGCTTCGTCGAACTCCTCCGGTGAGCGCACGAGGCGGATGCCGCGGCCCCCGCCTCCGGCGCGCGCCTTGATCAGCAGGGGGAAGCCCACGGCGGTCGCCGCGGCCGGGGCGTCGTCGTCGTCGCCGAGGGCTCCGTCGCTCCCGGGGAGGGTGGGAACGCCGGCTTCGCGCGCCGCGACGATCGCTCGGGCTTTGTCGCCCATCAGCTCGATCGTGGCGGGGTCGGGTCCGACCCACACGAGCCCCGCGTCGATCACCTGACGGGCGAAGTCCGCGTTCTCGCTGAGGAAGCCGTATCCGGGGTGGATAGCGTCCGCGCCGTGCGCACGGGCGGCGTCGAGGATCGCGTCCTGCGAGAGGTAGGACTGCGCGGCGGGGGCCGGACCGATCACGGCGACCGCGTCGGCCACCTCGGTGATGAGGGCATCGCGATCCGCCTCCGACACGACGGCAACCGTCTCGATGCCCAAGGAGTGCGCCGTGTGGGCGATACGCACGGCGATCTCTCCCCGGTTGGCGATGAGAAGACGCTGCATCCTCACGCCTCGGTGATCGTGACGATCACGTCGCCCGGGTTCACCGCGCCGTTGTCGCCGACGAGGAACTCGCCCACGATCCCGGCGACCGGTGCGGGGATCTCGGAGAACTGCTTCATGATCTCGATCACACCGATCGTCTGACCGGCATCCACGGCGTCACCCGTCTCGATGTACGGGTCTTTGCCCGGGCCCGGTCGGCGGTAGAACACGCCGGGAAGCGGCGAGATGATGTCGGTCATGAGATGTCTCCTTCGGGGGACGTGGTCGATCGGTGGTGATGGTCGATGACCTCGCGCACGGCGCAGGCCACCGCCACGGCGGAGGGCGCGTCGGAGTGCACGCACACGGTGTGGAAGACGAGGTTCACGGCGGTGCCGTCGACCGCGGCGACGCTCTCGCCCCGGATCGCGCGCGTGACGCGGTCGGCGGCGGCCGCGGGGTCCGTCTCGTGGGCGGCGCGGGTGAGGATCAGGCGCGCACGGGCGTCGTAGTCCATGTCGACGTACATCTCCGGGATGAACTCGACGCCTTCCTCGCGGCAGACCCTTTCGTGCGCGGTGCCGGCCAGCCCCAGGAACGGGACCCCGAAGGCTTTGGTCGCTCGTGCGGCGGCGCGCATGAGGTCGGCGTCGTCCGCCAGCATCCCCCAGAGGGCTCCGTGCGGCTTGATGTGCGACAGCGGTTGCCCCGCCCGGTCGAGGAAGGCGGAGAGTGCTCCCACCTGGTAGGTGATGAGTTCGTCGACCTCGTCGGGGGTCAGCGTCATCCGTCGACGTCCGAAACCGACCAGGTCGGGAAGGCCCGGGTGTGCTCCGACGCGCACGCCGTGCTCCGCGGCGAGCGCGACGGTGGTGCGCATGACCCGGGGGTCGCCGGCGTGGAAGCCGCACGCGACGTTGATGAGATCGACCAGGGGCATGAGGTCGGCGTCGTACCCGAAACGGTGCAGTCCGATTCCCTCGCCCATATCGGCGTTGATCGTGAAGTGGTGGGACACCCCCACAGAGTACGTTTCGCGGATGCCGTGCCGTCTCGGCCGTATGCTCAACATCGATCCTCTGTTTGTTCAAGGTGCACAATGCGCGGTGAGGGGTGGAAGGACGACGCGATGCGACTGGCGGATCTGATCGGCGACGAGGTGCTCGGACTGCGCCTGGTGGGGGACCCGCCGGCCGACCGCCTCGAACGCAGTGTCACGGGGTGCTCGCAGTCCGAGTTGATGGATCCTTCGCCGTACATCGCGCGCGGTGAACTCGTTCTGACCCTGGGGATGGGCATGAACGTCCGCGACGTGCGCACGTGGGATGCCTACGTCGAGCGCATCGTCGGCGCGGGCGCCAGTGCGCTGGGTTTCGGTCTCGGCCCCGTTCACGCCGCGATCCCCGAGGGGTTGGCGCTCGCCTGCTCCCACTACGACCTCCCGCTCATCGAGCTGGCCCCGGACTTCCCGCTGATCAAGTTGTCGCGTCACATCTGGCAGGAGCTCGCGGCCGAGCGCTACGAGATCGCGCGTCGTGGGTGGGAACTCGCCGACGACTGCATCCATGAAGCGACCGAGGGCGCGCCGCTCACGCAGCTGCTTCGGCGCCTCAGCGAGACGGTGGGCGGACGCGTGCAGCTGCTCGATCCGGCCGGTTTCGAGATCGGCGCGGCGGGGGAGTCCCATCGCGAACCTGGTCGGACGACCCGGGCACGGCTGCGCCTGCCCGGCGGAGAGCACCAGCACTTCCAGCTCGCGGTCGAGGCTCGCGACGAGACGATGCTGCTGCAGCCCCTGCTCGGGCCCGCGTTGGCCGTGGTGGCGATGCAACTGTCGTACACCCTGACGGCCCGCTCGCCGATGCACTCACAGTCGGCGGGCATGTTCTTCCAGGCGCTGCTCGATCCCCGCTCCGACGCGGAGCACCAACGCACGGCGGCCGTTTCGACGGGTTTCGTCCCCGATGCGCCGTGGGATGCCGTGACGGTGCGGCGGCCCGAGACGGTCTCGTTGGCGACCCTGCGTCTTCTCACATGGCGTCTGCGCGTGCTCCTCGAGCGGGAGTACGCCCGCGTGCGCTTCTACGATGAAGCGGATCGAGCCACGCTGCTGATGCAGGGCCGGCGCACGGATCGTCACCTCGGGGACATCCTCGCCGAGGTGGCCGACGCCGAGGCCGGTCTCGACGTGCGCTACAACCGGTCGCTCTCGTTCGATGAGATCGCGGTCGCGCTGCAGGTGT is a genomic window containing:
- a CDS encoding ABC transporter transmembrane domain-containing protein — translated: MLLQAPAEPLATREVPFTAATTPRRWTLRVMGAAPRYTIPAAALSITHQLGEALVPIVMGLAIERAVTTGDPVQLLLWLGVLAADFLVLSFSWRFGSRLAELGMLTVQHRLRTTVAAHLLQRPPRPGRPSEQPGVALSIATSDANRLSEAVEIGVYPVGQLAAVLFGGAVLVTISWPLGVAVLVGAPVLLWLTERAGRPLRDRSGQEQEAAAVAAGRAADLLSGYRVVRGIGAEAEATRRYGRASRAALADTVRARRTEGVFGGAMSIVTGLFLTAVAVVAAVLTLSGVLGLGEFIAVVGLAQFLLEPLQVLALYTGAWWASATASAARVLDVLRDGEPLADVVDQPPRPVNLPDVHAGELVVIACDGSRADDVVAALRARHPDALHAPHAAHLFAGSVSENVAGSETDAAARDAALHAAACDELAELLPEGLDSRVGENGTALSGGQRQRVALARAIARDAELLVLHDPTTAVDAVTEARIAERVRTVRRGRRTVIVTRTPAFAAVADRVVRITDGDPA
- a CDS encoding ABC transporter ATP-binding protein, translated to MIAPARLTATDLTIGYDRRIISQGLSVAIPDGSFTVIVGANASGKSTLLRALARLLTPSAGTVRLDERPLADYQPKELARAVGLLPQTSIAPDGITVIDLVARGRFPHQGFLRQWSEQDETAVTEAMDATGIADLSGRLVSELSGGQRQRVWIAMALAQQTPILLLDEPTTFLDIAHQIELMELLTDLNAQGRTLVAVLHDLNQAARYGTHLIAVKDGRIVAEGSPADIVTAEMVEEVFGLRCVVTPDPVSGTPAVSALGRDRAARG
- a CDS encoding FecCD family ABC transporter permease, with the translated sequence MTTPLSRTVEATPAPGPRTAVVRRAGVSLRFRVRTLVTAVVVAAVALALAILALCLGDFALTPAQVAGALLGVDGGFTATVVREWRLPRVLAALVFGAALGISGAVFQSLTRNPLASPDVIGLSAGSYAGGLSVILLLGASAGSIAVAGGAIVGGLVAAALVYALAYRRGIQGFRLIVVGIGVSAMLQALSTYLLLRAKIEVAMVAAVWGAGSLTPVGWAQFLPTVGVVIVACAALVGFSGALSRLELGDDAARALGVRVERSRLGLVVCAVALTAAVTAAAGPIAFVALAAPQIARRLARTAGIALVPSALVGAVVLLASDVVAQHVLPTPLPVGLVTVVVGGLYLVWLLVHETRRRA
- a CDS encoding FecCD family ABC transporter permease, whose amino-acid sequence is MTSAPAVASRPGARRDRLPSSSRRRRAAGLLTAVLALVIAAGLSIAVGSNPLGPADIWHAMAHPDGSLSDQIVLDLRLPRTAAALVAGICLGLAGALIQAFTRNPLGDPGILGVDAGAALFVAIGVVLGAVTAVQFLPWAFGGALLVTVTVYAIGGAGRGGPDPVRLTLAGVAVGAVLLGITSAMMLLDPVTFARLRGWNAGSFVERGWDVIVPVLPFVGAGVVVALACARSLNALGLGDDLAASLGARLVRTRVLSIVAITVLAGSATAIAGPIAFIGLMAPHVARWVVGPDQRWILPYTMVIAPTVLLLSDVIGRVVLWPSEVPVGIVTAFVGAPVLIALVRRAKATSL
- a CDS encoding ABC transporter substrate-binding protein; the protein is MSAFPLRSRIARLATLGTVLAVAAALLTGCGGTATAVAENATYSTEPSDTFPVTVAHKFGETTVEAEPQRVVVVGLTEQDILLELGTPPIATTEWYGEQPYAVWPWATDLLNGAEPTVLSSTDGFEFEKIASLEPDLIVGTNANMTADDYTKLSAIAPTIASAPGTERYFSDWKGQTRQIAQAMGRSAEGEKLVTGIEEQYAAAAAAHPEFAGKTASFSQGGPWEGSIYVYPDGLNTDFLTDLGFVMTPGLEKYVQQEGAQALISGENMSLIDADVIVFATESAESLPALLDFGTTRSLHAVTGGHAVYTDAELAGAIYFLTPLSQKYVIEHLVPRLEKAVAGTSPQSVEG
- a CDS encoding helix-turn-helix transcriptional regulator; translated protein: MSRGEHPSLVDASGLASYGRERTFAEFAVTSTFVDGGRGFDLHGHEEDQLAWMASGSVEVSVGTDRWHLRRDHAAWIPTGVLHEMRFTEPGELVSAYIDQRHRPSPTGWSRARVLSLDPLGGALLRYLAAEGRSEVRRQESFALLSKLVAEAPVSREVVALPQDPRARAIAVALLAAPDDDRDLEQWAAEVGVSAKTIARAFLSDTGCTFREWRVRARLHVAVGLLVQGEPVHAVALAVGYDSVSSFISAFRLRLGMTPAAYAGHHRRA
- a CDS encoding citrate synthase, translating into MSDAGTQHDKATLTVGGTTAEFPVLRGTDGIPSIDVASLTRQTGHTTLDYGFVNTASTKSAITYIDGDQGILRYRGYPIEQLAKNSTYLEVAWLLIYGELPSASELESFDERIRRHTLLHEDLKSLFSALPPTAHPMSVLSAATAALSTYYESESDPHNPEHVELNTVRMLAKLPVIAAYAHKKSIGQAFLYPDNKLSFVDNFLKLNFGVMSETYESNPVMTKALDLLLMLHADHEQNASTSTVRLVGSTGANQFASISAGIQALSGPLHGGANEAVLQMLGRIRDSGESVERFVERVKNKEEGVKLMGFGHRVYKNYDPRAKLVKEAADEVLEALGVSDPLLDLAKELEQIALEDDYFKARRLYPNVDFYTGVIYKAMGFPTRMFTVLFAIGRLPGWLAQWREAITDPQTKIGRPQQLYTGAAVRNYPGV